One Terriglobia bacterium genomic window carries:
- the phoU gene encoding phosphate signaling complex protein PhoU yields MQRHFDDQIQELLSKLVLMGRVAESMIQTALRVLIERNEALFEQISRKEEEVNELQMEIDDRAVKLTALQQPVGSDVRFLFMASRIASELERIGDQAVNICQNAHHVLKAPPLKPLVDLPRMGEITELMVRNSIEALVARDCNLADKVLNDEKEVDAFRNQIFRVLLTYMMADPGTIERALALILIARNLERVGDHATNIAEEVIYMVEGREVRHRRENKARKDR; encoded by the coding sequence ATGCAGCGTCACTTCGATGATCAGATCCAGGAGCTTCTGTCAAAACTCGTGCTCATGGGACGAGTAGCAGAATCCATGATTCAGACGGCACTGCGAGTCCTGATTGAACGCAACGAAGCACTGTTTGAGCAAATCTCACGCAAAGAAGAAGAAGTAAACGAGCTTCAAATGGAAATAGACGATCGCGCGGTCAAGCTGACCGCTCTGCAGCAGCCCGTCGGCAGCGATGTCCGGTTTCTGTTCATGGCATCCCGCATTGCCTCCGAATTGGAGCGCATCGGCGATCAGGCTGTCAACATTTGCCAGAACGCACATCATGTGCTCAAGGCGCCGCCACTGAAGCCGCTGGTCGACCTGCCGCGCATGGGCGAGATTACCGAACTCATGGTGCGCAACAGCATTGAAGCCCTCGTAGCCAGAGACTGCAATCTGGCTGACAAGGTCTTGAACGACGAAAAAGAGGTGGACGCATTTCGGAATCAGATCTTCCGGGTGCTGTTGACTTACATGATGGCGGACCCTGGAACGATTGAGCGGGCCCTGGCTTTAATCCTGATCGCGCGCAACCTCGAGCGCGTGGGGGATCATGCGACGAACATTGCCGAAGAGGTCATCTATATGGTCGAAGGGCGCGAAGTCCGGCACCGACGCGAGAACAAGGCCCGAAAGGATCGTTAA
- the pstB gene encoding phosphate ABC transporter ATP-binding protein PstB: MIQAGTILQPKMETRALDLWYGKFQALIGVSLAIPPAAITAIIGPSGCGKSTLVRVFNRMNDGIRGIRISGDTLLDGQSVYANGVDLRQLRKRVGMVFQRPNPFPLTVFENVAYGPKIHGLSAGDLEERVERALRQTGLWGVLKDRLNASALSLAPEQQQRICISRLLAVEPEVLLMDEPTSALDPIATARIEELLIELKKRYTIVIVTHNMQQAARISDYTAFMLLGELVEVGETQTIFTLQADPRTEQYISGRFG, encoded by the coding sequence ATGATTCAGGCGGGCACAATCCTGCAACCGAAAATGGAAACCAGGGCGCTGGATTTGTGGTACGGTAAATTCCAGGCTCTGATCGGGGTGTCCCTGGCGATACCGCCTGCCGCGATCACCGCCATCATCGGCCCTTCAGGTTGCGGCAAATCAACTCTGGTGCGCGTGTTCAATCGCATGAACGACGGCATTCGCGGAATCCGGATTTCCGGGGACACCCTGCTCGACGGTCAGTCTGTTTATGCAAACGGAGTCGATCTAAGGCAGCTCAGGAAGCGCGTGGGGATGGTTTTCCAGCGGCCCAATCCCTTTCCGCTGACGGTCTTCGAAAACGTCGCCTACGGCCCGAAAATTCACGGCTTGTCGGCAGGCGACCTGGAAGAAAGAGTGGAGAGAGCCCTGCGTCAGACGGGATTGTGGGGTGTTCTCAAGGATCGGCTGAATGCTTCCGCCCTTTCGCTGGCGCCGGAGCAACAGCAGCGGATCTGTATTTCGCGCCTGCTCGCGGTCGAACCGGAAGTGCTGCTTATGGATGAACCGACTTCAGCCCTGGATCCGATTGCGACCGCGCGGATCGAAGAATTGCTGATCGAGCTCAAGAAACGCTATACCATTGTGATCGTCACCCACAACATGCAACAGGCGGCTCGCATATCCGACTACACCGCCTTCATGTTGCTCGGCGAGCTTGTCGAGGTCGGGGAGACCCAGACCATTTTCACTCTGCAAGCCGACCCGAGGACAGAGCAATATATCTCAGGGAGGTTCGGATAA
- a CDS encoding phosphate ABC transporter ATP-binding protein yields MGVSAPPVLQAENGAPEFAGMQTEDLRVSFAAEEILKSITLEARRGEILSIIGPAGAGKTTFLRCLNRMLELDLDFKVSGKVLLNQQSVYDREVQVAALRRKIGMVFSVPVTLPMTIHQNLTFGLNLDREGRNRRDERLEAALRAAYLWDEVKDRLQEPARNLSGGQQQRLCLARALTLRPEVLLLDEPCSGLDPISTRKIEEALQELKADLTVILVTNNVKQAARASDRTAFFLFGELLEVAATETLFTTPRERKTADYISGRFG; encoded by the coding sequence GACCTGCGCGTGAGCTTCGCCGCAGAGGAGATCCTAAAAAGCATAACTCTCGAGGCCCGGCGCGGCGAGATCCTGTCGATCATCGGCCCGGCGGGCGCGGGCAAAACCACGTTTCTCCGATGCCTCAATCGCATGCTCGAGCTGGATCTTGATTTCAAGGTCTCCGGCAAAGTGCTGCTGAACCAACAATCGGTCTATGACCGGGAAGTGCAGGTAGCGGCGCTGCGGCGAAAGATCGGAATGGTTTTTTCCGTTCCCGTCACATTGCCGATGACGATCCATCAGAATCTCACCTTCGGGCTGAACCTCGATCGCGAAGGAAGAAACCGGCGGGATGAGCGGCTGGAAGCGGCATTGCGAGCAGCGTATCTATGGGACGAGGTAAAAGACCGCCTCCAGGAGCCGGCCCGGAACCTCTCCGGAGGGCAGCAGCAGCGCTTGTGTCTTGCGCGCGCGCTCACGCTGCGGCCGGAAGTGCTCCTCCTCGACGAACCCTGCTCGGGGCTGGATCCGATCTCGACCCGAAAGATCGAGGAAGCGCTGCAGGAACTGAAGGCGGACCTGACGGTCATCCTGGTGACCAACAACGTGAAACAGGCGGCCCGGGCGTCGGACCGGACCGCATTCTTTCTTTTTGGTGAACTGCTGGAGGTCGCAGCTACCGAGACGCTCTTCACCACCCCGAGAGAGAGAAAAACCGCGGACTACATCTCAGGCAGATTCGGGTGA